The sequence CACGTCAAAAAGTGAGTCCTACTTTCACATGGAGATGCTCATAATCAACGGTTGCGATTAGATCAAGGGTGGTCTCTCTCTCACAAAGCATAAAAAAGGTCCAAAAATGTCATTTCATATGGACGGCTGTGCCCTGTCCCACTCTTGTTCCCCAGTTTTAGCCACACTTTGCCTCAAAGTTGCCGCAATCACTGCCAAACACAGACCAATACCTTTTTTTTGGAGGGCTGATTTTTGAATAAGAGAATTTTTTGATAAATGGACACAGCCTCCAATAGAATCGGGGATAAAATCGTCATTTGACTATAATTCTATTAGAGGTTTTTGTCCCCTTGTTCAAACAATCTTTTGCTCATTTATCAGTTATGTTTCCTTTGTTCATAAATCTTACATTTTCTCTTTATAAACGAGAGATAAACCTTTCTCCATGCTATAAAACTACAACCCACTTTTATATTTCAAAGCGCGTACCGTACGTAGTATATTTCACAAAAACAAAGCTTCGATTGTTCAATTGGAAGCCATGGAAACAGAACTCAACCTCAAAGCAACAGAGCTTCGATTGGGTTTACCAGGAACTCAAGAATCCGATTCTAGCAAGCCTCTGCTGAAGATTATTAGTAACAAACGACAATTGAAGGACTCAAACGAAGAAATTAATCCCAAATCTGCACCACCTCCTGCAAAGTAAATACAATTAATTAATGATACCCTTTAATTATTATGTTAATAAGTTTGAAGATCTGAAAAAGTTAACAAGATCTGCACTGTTAATTCATTTTGCAGATCACAGATTGTGGGGTGGCCACCAATCAGATCATACAGGAAAAACACTACTTTTCAGGGGAAGATATCTGAATCTGAGGGAGATGATGATGATCAAGGATCTGGGATTAATTACGTCAAAGTTAGTATGGATGGAGCTCCTTACCTTAGAAAAATTGATATCAAATGTTACAAGGGATATCATCATCTCTTAAAGGCATTAGAGAACATGTTCAAGCTCAAAATGGGTAATTAAGAATCCCTATAGTTTTATAGATATTCTATTTTGATCCTTTTATGTGAAAAAGTTCGTATTCAGCCCCTATTCCATTGATCTAAATttaatttgtttttattttttgggTTAGGCGTATACTCAGAGAGAGAAGGCTACAAAGGATCAGACTATGCACCAACTTATGAAGACAAAGATGGTGACTGGATGCTTGTTGGAGATGTGCCTTGGGAGTAAGTTCTCTCTCTCTAATGCTAAAAAACTACTCCTTCCGTACCTAATATATCGTGGCTTTTCCCATGTAGATTGCATAAAAAACGTGACAGTTAGTTAGGGATAAATGTAgtattatttaaaaaatatttcAGATATTTAGCATTTGTGATATAAAAATTACTAATAATTTTTGGTAATCTAACATTTTtgttaatactattaattatgTTGCAGTATGTTCTTGACATCGTGCAAGAGACTAAGAATCATGAAAGGATCAGACGCTAAAGGCTTAGGTTCTGGGGGTATAAATTGAAAAGAAGACCCAAAAGTGTCATTATTTGACAAAAGGTTCGGTTTTTGGTTTTTTCTCTCAGGAAGATTAGAGAGAAAATCTGTTTCGGCTTGGGTTCTCCAAGTTGgataatgagaaaatttaactcgaTCGATTGGCTCGAATCGATCCCAATCTCTGGTGTTGATTGATGAGCTTGGaggttgttattataattaattaaaggatATATATATGTCTTGTGGGTttgaaacaaataaatatatatttgtttacCCAAAACTTTAGGTTATACGTGTATAATGTATTTGATGCTGGACTAGGGTGGTCTTTGCATAAAGAGATTTGTATCTGATTATTTCCTGTGATTTGATTTAATTGTGGTCTTTGTTCAATTTGTTTCATTTCTTGAAGGCATTCTGAGTTAATTACTAGTATCTACTACTACTATTAACCTCTCTAAACATTATGAGTTGAACCAGTGACAGTGTTAATTAGCATAGTAAACATCCCTCGAAATAATTTTAGCATCGGAAAACTCCTTGGCCAAGGATTGGTGGTATATTACTATCATAATGAAGAAAACCATTAATTGAGTCGATCAACTTGAACTATATATGCTGCTTGTGATATTCGGAATCGATCAATAAAAAATTTCAAAAGCAATGTCGATTTGATTTATTTGGAATTATGTCCATTAGCTTGGCAGCATATGATATTACTATCTCCGTCccaaaataaatacaaatttttcGATATAATTTACATCGAAAAATTTGCATCTATTTTGGGACGGAAGTTGTAGTTTGCATAAATAAAAACACAAGTTTATGTCTGTTTAAAGCTAATTATGACTTCCAGGTTCATTGATTAGAGCGCAATTAACTACAAATTTTATTCTAATACACCCCGATAAAGGATCTGGAAAATACTGTATGTATTATTATCTTAAGTTTGGTATACGCCTCACTAAGGACACAATTTAAGTCAGATTTACCACTAACTTATCGAATTTTTTAACATGGAGAAACCAAATAGGTGACCTATAAACCTCAAGAAAGAAGTGAAATAACTGTATTATCAATTACAAAAGATATGTTAAAAAAAAATTGATCATAAAAACTTGAATCATAATTTTATGtcgcaaaagattttttttttaaaaaaatcactTTCTAAAAAATTCATTTTTGTCTTAACATTTTTGTTATTAATTtaattctttttttctttttcacaAAAGAAAGTCTAATTTCAGCTATCTTGCCCAGGACTCCAATTGGTCGAGCCACACTATGTGAATGTTCAGCAACCTAAAGTATTACTCGAGTTACAAGCAGTTTAACACAGTCTTCGGTCATAACTGAGCTCGGCTCCGTCTCGCTTGGTTGATCATTGTCTTCTTGATCATTGTTGTCATCTTGTAATGTTAGCATCGTCAGACGACGGTGAAACAAGACTCTGATCCATAACAACCACTAAAGAATTGCTCTGAACCACCGGAGATTCTGTTTGACCGGGAGAAGACTCGTCTTCTTGAATTGTAGGTGAAGGCATCACATAAGTGACACCATATTTGTCTCCATGGCCCACTCCTGGGCAGAGACCCTgaggaaaaataaaaataatatctaaagaaaaatgagaaatatttatttGGGATTCTGGATTTTTAGGTAAGCCATTTAGATTTGGTTACTAAACAAATTTATAAGAAAATTGAAATTGTACTCACCTTAATCAACCCCGATATCGGTTCTGACTCAACAAAAGTCGATTCTGACGAAAGACCTGTTCGAAGCTGATTTCTATATAGAAAGCTACCACTATTAGTATAATCTGGTGGATTTGGGGATGTGCGAGATTCCTCTTTGAAGAAGTCAGTTTTACAGAAAGAACCAATATAAGTGCAATGCTCTTGCACTAGAGAAATTTGTGGCGTTGCCGGCAATATGTGACCTTCCGTGCTGAAAATGTACCTGCAACATAAACAAGTTTTCCCGGAATTTATTAATGCAATAAGTGATGAAAGATGCTTGCTGAAGAAGTTTCAATATCACCAAGTAACACCAGAAACTTACTTGTACGGCCCATTTTCCACAAGGTTATCAGGGCCAGCAGCCAAATCGAAAAGAAGCCACAGATATTTAACCTAATAAAGATGCTACTGGAGTATTAAAGGAAATATCGGAACAAGAACAACGGAGAATAATATAATTTTTAGCATCGTTAAGAATGGAAAAAAAGGAAACTGGCTGGTGAAGGACAACTGCTTCTTACTGTTTCAGCCAGGAAAAAGCTCTCCATGTGATCTTCTTTGATGTGGGACTCTACATCTGATATATGACAAAATCCACAAGGGCATTTGGCTAAAAGTTTCAGGCTGGTAAGCATATCCCGTCCAGCATCAAGATATCTGTGTAGAAGAACCAAGAAATTAGTCAGCATAATTGATTAAAAAACAAATTAAACAAATCATGCGTTGAACAAAACAAACTCCAATGTTGAGTGAACCTTGGATTTCTAGTAGCTTTGTAGAGCCAATATGTGCTCTCAATTAACTCTGGACGCAGCGGATAACTCTTTTGCCCATGCTGTAGAACAAATACATAACAAAGTTCAGAATCTTAACATAGTGGCATTTCTCATAAAAAAACCCAAAAGTTGCGCTATTAAAGATATTTTCGTCGAGTTCTGATTCAGATACCTGAACACTTAGAGTAGCCAGATTAAATCCTTCAGGAGTGAAGCCATATCTTTTCCATACACTGTAGAAAGCAGCATGTGTCCGCATAGCAGGCTCAATATCCCCAGCTAAAACCTTCCAAACACATATGTTAATATCACACATTTTTTTGTAATAGAGATTTTCAATAATTTGTGGTTAAAATAACAGATTCAAAAACCTGGAGGCCAGGCCAGAAGGCCTGCAAACTGTTGAATAATGGCCAGACGATAGCAGCAGAATCCATATTTACTTCAACATACCTACAGATGTGTTAACATCAGATATGAGATAGGTTATTGTAAAAATTTCTGGGATACAGATACAAAGAACAATACGGAAAGAAAACCTAGGGAATAGCTTTTTACCAAGGATCATTAAAAAGATAGCGTACTGCAGCCCCATAAGCCTCTTGAAATATGAATAAATACTCTTCATCTCCAAATAACAAGTATGCCTGGAATGACAGCGTGAATTGTAATTCAAGAAATAATGGAGAAAAAATGATGTTCAAATGGTTTGATGCATACGAAAATATGTGGCATGATAAGAAAATGAAAACAGGTTGACATATAATGGAATCCAAGTCAAAAAACAGGTGTACAGCCTCAGAAAATGTCCTGCTAATCATTAAAAAGCAAGTGCCTAGAAAAGAATGGCGGTGAACTGACCTTCAGAAGATACTCATAAAAGGAATCGATGCTTGTTCCTATTCCAGCATCCTGCAAAGCAAGCACAGGAAATTCCAAACGATAATATATATGGTGCCAAAAGAAAGAGATGAAGACAATCTAGGAAAAGTTCAATTCAAGGTAAGATAGCCTTCATCTGCAATCAAGATTAAGCAGAATGTCACCTTCTGTGTCCATTCACCAGTAAACACATTGATGTGAGCACCAACTAAATTCAGTCTCGAACGGCGTGCCCAAAGTCCTCGCACAGCATTCTTGGTAACTTGTTCAAAAACTGCAATTGCAAAAGGAGTTTATATTACAAGCATGCGACATAATACATAAAGGCGTAAAGAATGCGACGCTCGGCTGAATAAAAATGCCACAGGTTGATCAAGTCAATTCAAAGTGGCACAAAAGACGACCAATGCATTCTGAATCTCCAGCAATTTAAACCAACAGTGTCTACAGAAAACATTAAAAACTTACTAGGATCATTCGTCAAACGGCTGAGGACTCCGAATTCCAAGGTCAGTGTCCCACCACCTGCTGTTGATGTTATCTAAACAGATCAAAATTAGAAATATACCACAAAGTAGAGGATAGAGGCAATTGATAGAGAAACCGAAATTTAAAGAGAGGCcagttaaactaaatatataagttCTGTTGCTGTTATTTATGGTTAATCTCCCAAGAATACGCTTGAAACAGTTCGCGCAACCATGAACACCAAGAGGTAATTTTTGAAATTATACTGTAAGAAGCTGTACAATATTCTACTTCACGGGTAAAAATAAAACTACTATAAAATATTAGTGCCGTCAGTGATACAGTAATGTGGAACAACAAGACCAAAAGAAAGTTCTAAGCTTTACCTTGCTTTCATGCCCATCAACACCAAACATTAGATTCACGGATCCAAATGGAATCCCTGCAATACACCGCGGATTACACCGTTGCAGCAGTCACAAAAGAAACTAAGTAACATGAATAGACTGTATTCATTTCAATGGATAAAAAATCTGGTGCCTGTAGGAGTGTCAAATGCAGGTAACATTCTCCGTCCCAGATCTTCAGCTAAGTGAAGTAATTGATTCTCATAGGAAGGGATTCCCATGCCCTGCAACTCAAAGATACAAAAGTAAGGCCACTAAAGTCTAAATTGCATTTCTCCAATCCATAAATGCTAAAAGCTTCAAATCAGACCTCCATATCAGCCTATATATACATGTTCATAAGGGTTTTCCCACACAAAGATTTCCATTCTATTGTAGGGGTTGGGGAAGCGTGGGCGGTTTGGTACAGTCTTTCCTGTCCAAAGAGGCTGTTTCTCCACCTTGAATTCATGACCTACAGGTCAGTAGAGGAACAACTCACCATTGGATTAAGGCTTGGCAACCCAAATCTACTTGACCCTAACTAGTAAAAGATTATTGATGTTGAGCAATGGTGTTACAAATTGGAGGTGCTGCAAGCAGAAGAAGCCTAGAAGTATCTTTTTGTTCACAACCACAAATCTAATTTGTATCCCAAATAAATTTTGCAAGCTCTATCAagttataagtttgaattaaaagtATATCACATCTTATTAAGGCCTCTACAAGATATACTGATATACACTAAAGAATATAACTCACATCCAGGTCAATTCCAAGTTGAATAGATTTAGTCCACTCCTTACCAAGAAGAGAAGCAAGATTGGGTAAAAAATCTAAGAAGTGGAAATAAACTATACCGTAGAATAATCGCTCGCAATAAGATGAGCAGAAAGTAGACCTCCAAGGACTCGGATAGTAGTCTCAAACAAAGAAACAGTCTTATTCTGCAAAAAGGAAAATATCTAGAGTATAAAGATAGGATTCAAAATAATGGGAAGACTAAGAACAACAATGCATCTAGACACTTTACGCAAATGCAACCACTCATTTGCTTTTATGTGCTCTTGCCGAATACATTCATAGGGTCTTAGAAGGATAACATCAGACTTCCATGAACCAACTGCAAAGATATAGGCATCTGGCTCAAAGATTTCAGAGGCAGATTAATGTTGAACGTTTTAACATTCTTATCTAACGAAATCTACTCATGTCATAGTAATAAAATTCGTCAGTCCCTGGAGTAAGCTTAAAGTTTGAGAAGGAAAAAAGAAATCTCATTACTCACGATATCAAATCGAAGATTTTTACCAATCCATTCAACTGAGGAAGTAAACCGTTCCTTGTCACCAAGTAAGGCCAGCGTGTCCAAGGAATCAATCTATGACAATGACACACAGAAGTGTCAGATAAAAGTCCGCCAGGATTCTACCATGAAAACACACAAAATGCATAGGTTTCATCTCACCAGGGTCAGGGCATAGCCACCAAGTGAATCTTCTCCCCCACACGAAAGCGGTCTTAGTTCATCTAGCGGAAAGGCATGATCCATGTACCCATTAAATGCATGGTAAAACATTCCACGAGCCTAATAAAGCCAGAACAGACACCCAATTACGTAACAACATTGACTGTTATTTACATTACAACCAATCGAGAATTCAAGCAGACAGGTTTAAAATCAGTGATCTAACTAACATTATGCAAGCCAAAATTATGAGATCAAATTCCCCCAACAACTGTAAACCGGGTTTAATAAAATCATTTATGAAATAAACTTACACAGTTTCAAGGTCCAATTTTTTCCTTTAATATAATAGTGAAATGCAGAAAATAAGAGGAAAACAAATTCAGCTGGGAGAATTCACATTGTAACAAAAAGAGAGTAGAAATTTGGATAAACTGATACAAGGTGTGAAAAATCCAATCAAACAATGGTTGAAATAGCACAAAAATTGAATCAAGTAGATTTATTGGAGGAATTAGATCATGGGTTTTACTAAGCAAATAAGATAAACCCCAAGTATGGATTTGGAATTAACATATATAGCACCTCATCGCGGAGGAGCTTGGCTTCATCGGGAGTGCCGCCACCAGCCTGAGCTTCGCGTATAAGACTAGTATGGTTCgcaaacaataataataacaagaagaagaagaagaagttgaataGAGTAGTGTGAGGTTTTAGGTTTATAGCAGCTTCAATATCCATTCGATCTCTCTGATCAACTTGGACCAGCTCAGCTCAGCTCGctcgtattattatttatatattccgATAAACCATTTTTGAACATGAAGAAGTTCCGTCCATCTCTCGGATATGTCTGTCTGACTGCCTCCTTTATATTCGGGTAAATAAATACCTTACCGTTCATACAGTCAGCATTCATGACCAATAGTAAACAGACACGTGTTATATTTGACGTGACAAttcttttatttctttctttgttgACACATTTGTTAATCGTTTGTTGGAATGATCGATCTTTATTAGGGGTTGGAAAACGAACTTAAAGTTCGGGATCGGTTTGGAAAATAGTGAGCTCAAGATTGAAAAGTTAGCTTCGTTTAGGAGACGAGTTTATTTGGGTTAGAGATCGATGGATTTGAGCTTTTGGGGACCTCGAGCCGAGCCGATCTCGGGCTGCTCGATAGCTtctataaaaaaatatttaaatgaAATAATGATGTAAAAATTATTTTTGTCCTTATAATTTTTTTATCTTAAATAGTATATGAGAGTGTAAATGTcattttatattaatgatataaattTTCTCATTTAACTTCTTTCTATAACgagattaaaaataataaatattatattaatcaaaaaaatgatatttttatctctaaattaataaaataaatttttttatgagatcaaaattgttatttatattattatatatattttttcaaaagCTCGCGATCGGAACCGAACCGAGCTCCAGCCTAGATTTTGAAGCTCAAATAATTTTGAGGTTCGACTCGCTTGGCTCGATTCGGCTCGTCTTCTTAACGCTCTAGCTGAGCCGAACCGAACAACTCATTTCCTAGGCCTAATCTTTACTGGGATATACTCTCGAACTCTAATAATGTTTAAACTTGGATGGTATATCTAAATTCAGAAATTAACCAATTCCTTCTCGAAAATTATATGATTGTTTAGATCTTAAATGATGAATTAATTTTTCATAAATAACTCAGTAGGCTCGTTTGTTGGACAAAAAGTCAGTATCTTTAAAATttaatgatttaaatgtatcatataaaAATTATTtgaataaaatattattaaatttatgaaaaatattatatcaaaaatgaattattttaaatttatatcagttataattattttgatttgatTTCAAAATCTACAATTATTATCAAGATAATAAACATAGCAAGATGTAAAAGTTATAtatcaagatttcataataaatactTCAAGAAAATCATAATAAAATTTACAATCGCATCTAGGCCTAGGAAAACGACCTGTCCGGCTCGGGTCGGGTTCGGCCGAATTGGTCAAGAAAACGAGCCGAACCAAGCTGAACCTCAAAATTTTCCGAGCTTCAAAACCCAGGCTCGAGCTCGGCTCCGATCCCGAGCTGTTCGGGAGCTTtccaaaaaataaaataataaaaataatataatataataatataaatgacaatTTTGACCTCataaaaaatttattttattaatttatagaagtaaaatgtcattttcttgattaatgttatatttattacttttattCTTGTTGTAGAAAGAAATTAAATGAGAAAAtctatatcattagtattaaatgACATTTATACCCTCACATACTACTTAGAATAAAAAAATATAGGGTCAAAAGTGTCTTTTACAtcattattttatttaaatatttttttataaaaggtaGCGAGCAGCTCAGGATCGGCTCAGTTCGAGCTCGCCAAAATCTTGGGTTCGTCGATCCGAGCCCAAAAAGCATGCCTCCTAAACAAGTCTAACTTTTCAGGCTCGAGCTCGCTCATTTTCCCGGCCGATCCCGATATTTAAGCTCGTTTTCCCACCCCTAATCGCATCTAATCAATTTAATTATTCTTATTGTTTGAAAAATAATACATGCTCTTTTTATTTaagaatagaaaaaaaatatagtaGGTTTTTCTTAGTAATAATAGTTTAatgaaaaaattagaaaaaaatattatatagtataatttgattagaaataattttttttataatatgcTCGTTTGAATAGAAAAAAGAAGACGTACCCGTTTTAATTAGGAATAGGAAAAAAGAATATAtgaattttattaggaataattttctaaataatagatagaaaattgattaggaataaaattattatagTAGGAAAAATTAATTGGTtgaattttattaggaatcattatgTTTTTATTGTCTTTTGATTTTCCAATTAGAATAGAAAAAAAATATCATTAACCTAAAATTGTAACttgaaacctaattaaactcaaagttcTAAAATACATGGGTCAAATTACTATTCATCAATAAATGTCATGTGTCGAAttttgatttgacaataaaatttacaATTGAATTTGCAATTTGAACAAATTAAAAAAGTCTCTTTATTGTCTATAATAAGATTTTGATTTTGTTTCAAAATCAACAATCCTATTagaattaaaattttattttttttcaaaaataataaacatagCAAAAAGTAAAAGTCACATGTCAAGATTTATTTTGATAATAAAGTTTATAATTACATCTAATCAATTTAGTTGTTCATATTGTTTGAACAATAAGATATGTCCGTTTTAATTTGGAATAGGACAAAAGAATATAGCAAATTTTTATTAAgaataatagttttataaaaattggaaaaaataatatatattataatttggttaggaataattttttaaataatatgCCCGTGTAAATAAGGAAAAAAAATATGTATTCGTTTTAATTAAGAAATTGGAAAAAAATATAATGGATTTTAATTAGAAAAAATTGTTTAATAAGAAAACTAGAAAATAATATAGTGTATTATAATCTTATTAagaataattttttaaataatacatagaaaaaaattcaaatttaataaaattattatgtttttattatgttttgattttctaattagaataggaaaaaaaaatatcattgatttaaaattgtaacttgaaacctaattaaactcaaaatTCCAAAATATAAGTGTCAAATTACTATTCATCAATAGAACGACATGTGTCGGttgttgatttgacaataaaatttacgATTAAATTTACGATTAAATTTAGAATTGAaacaaatttaaaattaaaaaagtCTCGCTATTATCTATATAAGATTACATAGTATGAagcaatcaatatatatatatataaagattaactaTATGTATTTATTGTCAAAACAAACTATatgtatttgtagtaaaaatagtGAAATATCGATGATACATTATCGCGGCAAGATTCTTTAAGTCCTTGAAGTTTGAAAGTAAAATTTATTTAAGTAATTAGTACCTATAGTTAAAGTGCACTGCATATGTGTTTTTAGTTTTCACCATGAAGAACGACTATCTTGCCGTTCGGGattatattatatatttgatttaaaaataaaataaaagattcATCTCAAGAAAGAAGttgattaacaatattattatcaattactTTTAAAAGAAATTAAAAGAAAGAAATTGATCATAAAAACTTACAGTAAATCATAATTTTATATT comes from Rutidosis leptorrhynchoides isolate AG116_Rl617_1_P2 unplaced genomic scaffold, CSIRO_AGI_Rlap_v1 contig409, whole genome shotgun sequence and encodes:
- the LOC139883497 gene encoding alpha-mannosidase I MNS4-like; translation: MDIEAAINLKPHTTLFNFFFFFLLLLLFANHTSLIREAQAGGGTPDEAKLLRDEARGMFYHAFNGYMDHAFPLDELRPLSCGGEDSLGGYALTLIDSLDTLALLGDKERFTSSVEWIGKNLRFDINKTVSLFETTIRVLGGLLSAHLIASDYSTGMGIPSYENQLLHLAEDLGRRMLPAFDTPTGIPFGSVNLMFGVDGHESKITSTAGGGTLTLEFGVLSRLTNDPIFEQVTKNAVRGLWARRSRLNLVGAHINVFTGEWTQKDAGIGTSIDSFYEYLLKAYLLFGDEEYLFIFQEAYGAAVRYLFNDPWYVEVNMDSAAIVWPLFNSLQAFWPGLQVLAGDIEPAMRTHAAFYSVWKRYGFTPEGFNLATLSVQHGQKSYPLRPELIESTYWLYKATRNPRYLDAGRDMLTSLKLLAKCPCGFCHISDVESHIKEDHMESFFLAETVKYLWLLFDLAAGPDNLVENGPYKYIFSTEGHILPATPQISLVQEHCTYIGSFCKTDFFKEESRTSPNPPDYTNSGSFLYRNQLRTGLSSESTFVESEPISGLIKGLCPGVGHGDKYGVTYVMPSPTIQEDESSPGQTESPVVQSNSLVVVMDQSLVSPSSDDANITR
- the LOC139883496 gene encoding auxin-responsive protein IAA4-like, giving the protein METELNLKATELRLGLPGTQESDSSKPLLKIISNKRQLKDSNEEINPKSAPPPAKSQIVGWPPIRSYRKNTTFQGKISESEGDDDDQGSGINYVKVSMDGAPYLRKIDIKCYKGYHHLLKALENMFKLKMGVYSEREGYKGSDYAPTYEDKDGDWMLVGDVPWDMFLTSCKRLRIMKGSDAKGLGSGESLISAILPRTPIGRATLCECSAT